ATGAGCAAAATTATGGATCAAGCATCCAGACAAAGATGACATACCTGTATGATACATCAGCCACAGCGAAAACATGGGGGCTTAGCTCACCAAATGGAGCACCCTTGTACTGATCCATCATATGCACATTGTAAAGATGAGGAAGTTTTGTGAACGGATTAACGGCTATCAAAATGCTTCCTGTATATGTCTATAAAAGAGAAACATCTTTGTAACTGGTTTGGTAGCTGAAAATTTACCAACTAAGGATACCAAGAAAATCAGAAAATGTTATACAAATAATGCACAAGTGCATGAGCGAACACATCACGTAACCAATGAGaataaaaaatggtttctttttaaactaaaatatgttAGTCATGACTTGCTAAAGACCACTGATAACAACACACAAAAGATCAGAGTCAATCACTAATAATCTCATAATGAAACTAGAAAACCAAATTGGAAAAATACAAATTTAGTCAGCAGTGTCTCATCAAATGCATGAAGCTATACAAGTAAGAGAAAAGAACATGTCTAGATAACTAGTAAAAACTCCACATTAACTTGTCCATATGGTACGCTGACTGAAAGAACATATTACATTAAAAAAACCAAAGGTGAGTAAACAATTCAAAACTCTAGCTTTTGCATGATAACCATGGAACATAAATCTCGTTGACCACAATTTACATCATCATGGCAATAAgtaagaaataaacaaaaaggaaagaaactaAACGGGTTTCTTAATTAATACGAGGGGATGACTAGTGTTTCAATGCGCCAACACATGGAACCAAGATTCAAGCATTAATGGGAAATATATTTTTAACCAAATTTGGAAGACAGGCTGCATAGTGGATCACAAACACCATAATTCCATTAATACGTAACTCAAAGATAATATATCCAACATGGCGGTTCAGACGTCAGAACAAATGCATCATCAAATTTAAGtaacaaatcaaacatattgATCATATGTTATAATCATTACCATTTTGAACATCTACAAAGAAAAATGCACGAAAAACCAATAATTAAGTTCACAACTTAGCATAATTTTGAACATCACTTGAGTAGCTAACGGAATCAAACTTCACTTGAGTAGCTAACGGAATCAAACTTACATAAATATCATTCAAAGCATATCTCCTCTGGAGATTATAAAGCACACCGGGCTCATTCAAATAAGTCAACTTCGTCATATCATCAACTCCTCCATGTTCTTCCTCTTCATCCGCATCTCTAGGAAACAATTTCTCTGGCAAAGCTAACACCTGAACAACGAAAATGAAACCAACAAGTTCaaaaataagcaaacaaataCTATTCAAAACACCCAAAAGAATTTAAAAACAAAcggaaatgaatgaaatttataCCGTTTTACCGGAGCCAATTTGGAGTTGGACCTGCTTGCCTCTGCAATCAGTAATTTCAGCTGGAACCCAAGCCAAGTGCTTGTCCTCAACCCAAACCTTAGCACCCTTGCGGAAATTCATGTTTGGTTcctgagaaaatttggaaaattcaAGAAACTAaggaagaaaattaattaaaatgaaaccCTAAAGAATCTCGTTCTGTTTGTTTGTTAGTTAGAGTGAAGTAAAATGTGGGTGCGACGAGTGTGACATTGGAAATTTCAAAGAAACCCTAAACGGACATAGAAAGACaaaaggagagagagagagagattacgGGCATGTTATTAGCTGTGAATTTTTTCGACTTCCCGCCCTAACTGCTGCTGTAGACTCTAAACAAATATTGAACGAGGactattttgattttctttttcttttttaatatatcGTATCGGACACGTCACTCTTTACTGTGCCCTTTGCTTAGCTTGTGTTTCTCTTATTTTGGAATGTAAatacaaatttttataaatttactgGAGCGGGCGGGACAAGTTTGCTTGTTCTTCATAACTTTGACTGTTTGTTTGGTTACTGggaaaattgaaattttcaaatcTTGAAAGAGAAGGGAAAACCCCAATGTTTTCGGAACTTTGAATTTGCGTGGGGATGCCCAGGAGCTGTAATCTATTCATATTCAACTGTAGCTTCAGTTAACTTTTGATTTTTCAACgctccatttcttcttcttttctttttttttttaaacaaaaatgttATTGaagacatttatttacttatttatttgttttcctcctttgaaaattcaaatttcaaaatctatTCGTCTTTCacaattcttttacttttaatatcaataatttaatctcttcattttttttatttaacaaaattttcattcaacCGGATAGCAATTTTaagatgaaattcatgaaatatcaaataaacaaattaaaatgttGATTTTGTATTGTAACATCTCTATCTAAAACAACATTACAAAAAAGGTATAACGAAaatattttagcaaaaaaaataaaataaacgcaTTATTAATTGAACTCCAACtataaaaaaagaattttaatttacaAAATGTACTTGAACCTTAATTGTAAAGCATTTTTTATTTAAAGCAATTCTGAAGAAAAAGAGGCGGTAGGAACAGTGCAATGAAGtccacatacatacatataatttGAGTTGTTTTAGAACTTATGTaagtaattaatcatccaaacCAGAAAGGAATGTAAGTTGTTTCGTCATTATTGGCTGATGACAACAAGTCCATCTCACTTGGAGTTACCCCCACTGCATTTTCTTCTTCCCTCTCAAGGACCAATCcgttatcaattttttaaattagggCTTTTATGGCTACACATGCCATTCAAGGCTTAGCATGTACCCAATTTTTAAGGAGAAAactaaaatattatgaaataataattttaaatttttaagagaatataaaaaaattaatcaactttaaatACCGCTATCATGCTTCAtggacattttaatttattttgaattatgtatTGATTTAAAGAGAATTGTGGTTAAAATTTTTGTCACACGGATACAAACTATGTTACACCCTTCTCCGtcatattgtataaaaaataaaactcattTTAAGGTATAAACGAGAAAAAAATggatttaatattataatatttacattttaaagtATTTGTAAATAAAGTGTTGATGGTAAAAGTACCAGAAAAACCCTTATACTTAGGAGCGGATTGAATTTCAATTACCCTTTATACATTTCAAAATATGTAAATTAGTTCATCCTAAATGACAACTTTTATATACAATACGACATATCCCTTGGTCTAGTACTTAGAGTGATTAATAGCTTAATGTCTCGATCCTGAAACTTTAATGAAAAGTTTATAGATGATTTAGTTCGAACTTATCATTAACAAGTAAAACTTAATGGATATATTATTTTgtacaatttcaaaatttatacaaattaatttactcatttttctcATAAAATGGTTAAACTGCCACCCTTTTTAAGTAAAGAGCTTTTATTGATGCCGGGTGAAAACAAAAAGCATCGTCAAGAACTTGTTCTGATAATAACATCAAATATTACGCAGCTCCAACATGTTGTCGTTCGTAACCGCATTGAAGCGGCGGCTGCTTTGTCTCACGTCATTGTTATATTCTTTAATTTGTCGCTGCACAGAAAAACATTAATCTTAAGTATGTTAAGAAATATGAAGATTTTATTTAACTTTTGGTTGATTAGTGTTAGCTTTTAAGCAAATTTGTAGAccgaaaaaaggaaaaagtatattaagttgatatatatatattgtgccACAAATCAATCTAGCTCGTTCTATTATGGACTTTTATAGGTTTTTCAATTCTTAtctctttttaaaaatttgaattcatattttCAAATACAAATGGTATAGCAATAAcaattgtatatttttttaaacatgaaaatAACATGTCGCTTCTTCTGTAGCAGACTGATATGGAATTTTATCAATTCCTAATATCGTAAATTCATCAATCaagatatttcattaattttacaaattaaataaaacaataaaaaatgtgCCAATGAAAGTTAAAATGTTTAAGTTAAACCTATAAATACTGATCAATAACTAATTGGAAGAACTAGAATTAGATTAAGTTTAAATCTTGAAATTATCATTATTACGAAGATTTTACTTAAAAGATCATCCCGATCAAAATAGTACAAATCTCATACCGTTGCTTGTATAATTAAAAGTTGAGATATTTTCCGCTGTTTGTTGTCTTACCTTACCGACATTTTAAAAGGTGTTGATCTCAAATGGCATCTATTTAAACAACTTTAGACATAACTGGAAATTTGCAGAGGAATTCTGCTCCTAGAATCTGATTCCAAACAATTTAAAATGCAACTTCCGGAAGGATTCCAATGGGATATTGGTTTAAAGAAATTGCTCTTTCATTTCACCCCTGTGCCTTGGCCGTTGGATTGGAATGTTTCTCCACCCCAAACTATTTTCCAAATGGATGATCCGAAGGGAAAGTTCACACctttctttaaaaaaagaaaaaaagaggcaAATATAGGATTATATTACGAACTGGGAAATTctcaataagaaaaaaaagggttgctcctaaagaaatttgttttcatCAATGGAGCCTAGAGGTGCTTGCAGATCAAACAGGTCTTCATTTGAGAAATGGGTGGCAATTGTATTGACCTTTCTAGCTGTGGTTTCACCTCTCTATGTCAACCAAAAGCCAACAGAGCTGGAGCTTGAAGAGCAATCCATGGACTTCACCTCATGGTTATGTCTCCTGTTTGTGCTACTGCTCTTGGCCTTTGCTTTCTGGCTTTACTTGAACCAGAGCTTTACCAGGTTCGACCGTCATTGGATTAGGCCGAGCAGGTATTCATCATATGAAAGACTGGTTGCAATAGGCTTGATAGTCTTAGGTGTTCTTTCTCCTCTTTATATCAACAAGGGCACAAGTGAGCTCGAACCTGACGAGCAGCCCATCAACTTTGCTTCTTGGTTGCCTCTTCTGCTATTGATATTAACCTTGGCCATCGCTACATTGCTTTTCTGTGATAGAGGCTGTACGAAGTTCGATCCTAACTGGATTCATAGAGTTGGGGGTTCTTCTGCTGGGATCTTACTGGTTCTTTTGATTCTTGCTGTCGTTTTGAAGTGTAAGAATGCCGGTTGAAGTTGAATTTCTAACAGGAAGTGATTCATTAAAGAACACAAGTCATGAAACTTCTGTTTCTGTCAATGTCTTGGAGACGAAGGTTCTCTGTTTCATAGTTGCAGCCTTGCAGGTATTAGACCATGTCATTGTAAGAAGAACGAATGTACAGTTTACTGTTAAACTGGTGTTTTATCCAGTTGTGTACGGTTTCCATAATCCCTGTAACAGGGCTTTGCACCACAAAGCCAAGCTCTATACTTGACTATATTGGACGCATGGTGTGAATGTAGTTCAAGTGTTCAACAATGTCACCTGCTCACGTATGCATAAAATGTAGATTCAAGATAAATTTCATGAAGCACCACAAAAACAACATCGAATAGGGGCCTACCAGGGTGCCAAGCATAACAACATACACCATTCCAAGTGGGAAAGGGAAAAGCCAACGCCTCTTTAAATCGTGGTGTATGATGGTTTCACAAGTCAATGATGAACAACATGTACCATTCCAAGTGAAAAAAATAAGTAATTGTCATTCCAAGTAGGTTCACTCAATTTGAAGGTTGACACATGAAACTGGAGAATTCAATGGCACAGTGTGAAACTTGCTCAAtgtgaaaaaagaaacaaatcaataaaattataacaatatataaaccCCTCGAAAAAACTACTAGAGAGGCTGAGCTATATATGGCAATGGACTGAAGCAGGCCTCAGAATGAACAATCTAATGATAAAGAGTTCGGATACTATAGGATATGATCATATTCCGAAGGCATATCCTGCAGCAACGAAAGCTGTTATGGCGTACAGCCACATTTGATGAAGTCGAGATAAATCATTAGCACCGCTGCATTCATCATTGGCACCACTAAAGCATCCCGGTCTCGAGATTTTAGCCACACCACCTTGTGCAACAAAGCTACTGTTATGCTTACCGTTGCTGAAAAGTACACACCAGAAATAGGGACCCCCACCATCGGAGCCGGTCACACCAGCCCCAACTTCAGTGTGGTTCTTATTGTAAAGGATTTCCAAACTCTTCTCGTTTTTCATCAACATCGAGAAAGCTTCAGAAGGCTTGACGTATTTCGATTGGCATCCAAGTAAACGACCAGTGATTGGAGAGAGGGTTGAGGCTTCCACACCACAGTCGGGGGCAAAAGTTTCAGCAAATTCAGAGTCAGCGGGCTTCTTGGCCTCTCCTACAGCTTTACAGTCACCTTGGTATGCTTTTATATATTGCAAAGCAATGCAGGCCAGGCCTGGGTTGTCGGTGAGAGCCGATGACTTGTGAGCTGTCCTATTGGCATTAAGCGCAGCCACCAATTCATCCGCAGGGTTATCGGTTACTTTGGCTACAATTGAACAGTTCCATCATAAGGGCTCcagcataataataaaattagaccATAAACTGAAACCACAAAGATAGTTCCTCTTCCCTCTTCTACAACAGATGATTATTCCTTATCATAGACAAGCAAGAAGTATACGGTGGAATTAAATGCATTAAAAATGTTTCCAATCAGAATACACGGAAACCTGAGAtgcaaaataaattttctttcctttGTCCTCCTTTATCAACTAAATAAAGGACTGAAAAAATTAAGTCAACTGCCTAAAATACACAGCTTTAAACATGAGATCCACGGGGGAAAAACTGCTTAAAGAAAGTCATATCAAAATGGGCAACCATTCAAGTTTAGACTTTAGAACCGCAATGCCTGAGATTCAGATCAATACTACATCTTACCaactaataaataaaagaagcatttggaaaatacgaaaaaaaaaacccagaaataAACATGGAAAAAGGATATAATTCTATAGTTATTAAGCAGATTCATCACTTACTCAGAccaacagaaaaagaaaaataaaccgtcttttttaattttgtaacagAAGCTAAAGCTGGATAAGAGAAAGAAGAGGGGAGGGAGACTTACTCTGAGTGTTGGCAGAAACAGATAAGAAcagaaaaggagaaaaaagaagCCATAAAACCATTGCCATTGTTGCTGGGTATTTCCCTTTTTTTCCTTAAGTTGCTATGAAGAATATAACTCAGTAGATCTGATACAGAAGAAAGAAAGAGTCAGTAAAATGTCTACTTCGTTTCGGTTGCTGTACAACTATGGCTAATCTGTTATTTTGGTCTTTATTTGCCGACATTACCACCATCCGGGTTCTTCTTGGACTTTAAAATAATTATCTCGTGTGTtatactaatttaattttaagaaaaatgattCAATCTCCAACACAGATGCATGTGATGTGAGGAAGGCAATTTTTCTAAAGCCAACTGTTTtagttataaattattattttattattataacccCAAAcgtgtttaaatattattttttatgcttatatgtgaattaaatattaataactctGAATTTTTTAGATGCAATCttatttatacaaaataaaatatctttAAGAAGGAAAGAACGTCAACACACAATTAGGTATAAGGTACATGAACTGTAGGTGCATATTGGGCCATTTGCTCAATTAATGGACCTAAGCAGTGCGTGCTCTGAAAATATCTGATATTAAGGTCCCCAACTTCAAATGTTGAATGTTTGTCGTCACAAATTCATGCTTCCAATCAACTGATATCCTTAATGCATATTCcttcaaatatatgtatatatatctttaATGCAACCATTTCTTTGTAGGATCatagcatttttttcttttttaacaaaaaaaaatcaaaacaaaaattatgtGACATGATTTAATTGTTTAGAGTTtgccttttatatatataaaaaaacccaTTATGttttgacaaaaaattataatgGAAAATACTTTAAACATTAAAAcggtataaaaataatttaagtatcaaaataaaaaaatcgagTCACTAAATTTTTTCACATTtgagagaaaataatttaatattgaatATAGATGGAGCAGTGATgaacttgtaat
The genomic region above belongs to Gossypium hirsutum isolate 1008001.06 chromosome D05, Gossypium_hirsutum_v2.1, whole genome shotgun sequence and contains:
- the LOC107907053 gene encoding uncharacterized protein, with the translated sequence MEPRGACRSNRSSFEKWVAIVLTFLAVVSPLYVNQKPTELELEEQSMDFTSWLCLLFVLLLLAFAFWLYLNQSFTRFDRHWIRPSRYSSYERLVAIGLIVLGVLSPLYINKGTSELEPDEQPINFASWLPLLLLILTLAIATLLFCDRGCTKFDPNWIHRVGGSSAGILLVLLILAVVLKCKNAG
- the LOC107907051 gene encoding uncharacterized protein codes for the protein MAMVLWLLFSPFLFLSVSANTQTKVTDNPADELVAALNANRTAHKSSALTDNPGLACIALQYIKAYQGDCKAVGEAKKPADSEFAETFAPDCGVEASTLSPITGRLLGCQSKYVKPSEAFSMLMKNEKSLEILYNKNHTEVGAGVTGSDGGGPYFWCVLFSNGKHNSSFVAQGGVAKISRPGCFSGANDECSGANDLSRLHQMWLYAITAFVAAGYAFGI